A single genomic interval of Tursiops truncatus isolate mTurTru1 chromosome 1, mTurTru1.mat.Y, whole genome shotgun sequence harbors:
- the ANKRD65 gene encoding ankyrin repeat domain-containing protein 65 isoform X6 encodes MHAKPCCPACVQSNCLHWHTRVKISRTPYSLRDESAGLCDMLSRSSHSRGGVTVAYRVGPVWLGSGTGPLSSSPGDPPFGSGTWKGCLSGGQGPEDTSSISGSWGGAGVGATTPKPCCLLVENWPLARPPGGPTATAQLQLQPSTFWEQIPHRCAFRGSVMKGPPGCGWAGTMDSRVSEPWEQDLTEAGAEQELRWLELGSEEAPGAGTEGPSAPQAWGRLLQAVWKGHVGLVTQLLRQGASVEERDRAGRTPLHLAVLRGHVPLVRLLLQRGARAVAADRVGRTPLHEAAWHGPSRVAELLLQRGASANVRCGAGLTPLHWAAALGRTLLARRLLDAPGPGPAVADAHGWMATHWAAAGGRLPVLELLAAGGGAGLDGALLVAAVAGQSAVLRLLLTHGARVDARDGTGATALGVAADLGRRQASPAPPPPLLGHGGAA; translated from the exons ATGCACGCCAAGCCCTGCTGCCCAGCATGTGTGCAATCGAACTGCTTGCACTGGCACACGCGTGTGAAGATTTCACG AACACCTTACTCCTTACGGGACGAATCTGCCGGCCTGTGCGACATGCTCTCACGAAGCTCTCATTCTAGAGGAGGAGTGACCGTGGCATACAGGGTGGGACCCGTGTGGCTGGGGAGTGGGACGGGGCCTCTCAGCTCCTCGCCTGGAGACCCACCCTTTGGATCTGGCACCTGGAAGGGCTGCCTCTCCGGAGGGCAGGGCCCTGAGGACACCTCGTCCATCTCCGgaagctggggaggggctggggtagGAGCCACCACCCCAAAGCCGTGCTGCCTCTTG GTGGAGAACTGGCCCTTAGCCCGGCCCCCGGGAGGCCCCACCGCCACCGCACAACTGCAGCTCCAGCCTTCCACCTTCTGGGAGCAGATACCCCACCGCTGTGCCTTCAGGGGGAGTGTCATGAAAGGGCCACCAGGCTGTGGCTGGGCCGGGACG ATGGACTCTAGGGTCTCTGAGCCCTGGGAGCAGGACCTGACAGAGGCAGGGGCAGAGCAGGAACTGCGGTGGTTGGAGCTGGGCTCCGAGGAGGCCCCAGGAGCTGGGACAGAGGGGCCCAGCGCCCCACAGGCCTGGGGGCGCCTGCTGCAGGCCGTGTGGAAGGGTCACGTGGGCCTGGTGACTCAGCTACTGCGGCAAGGGGCCAGTGTGGAGGAGAG GGATCGCGCGGGCAGGACCCCGCTGCATCTGGCCGTGTTGCGCGGCCACGTGCCGCTGGTGCGTCTCCTGCTGCAGCGCGGGGCCCGGGCCGTAGCTGCAGACCGCGTGGGGCGCACGCCGCTGCACGAGGCCGCCTGGCACGGGCCCTCGCGGGTGGCCGAGCTACTCCTACAGCGCGGGGCGTCAGCGAACGTGCGCTGTGGGGCCGGCCTCACGCCACTGCACTGGGCCGCCGCGCTGGGCCGCACGCTGCTGGCCAGGCGCCTGCTGGACGCACCGGGCCCGGGCCCCGCGGTGGCGGACGCACACGGCTGGATGGCGACGCACTGGGCGGCCGCGGGCGGCCGGCTGCCGGTGCTCGAGCTGCTGGCAGCAGGCGGTGGCGCGGGCCTGGACGGCGCCCTGCTCGTGGCGGCCGTGGCCGGGCAGTCGGCAGTGCTGCGCCTCCTCCTGACGCACGGGGCGCGGGTGGACGCCCGGGACGGCACGGGGGCCACGGCGCTGGGTGTCGCTGCCGACCTGGGCCGCCGGCAG gccagccctgccccgccccctcctcttcTAGGACATGGAGGTGCTGCTTGA
- the ANKRD65 gene encoding ankyrin repeat domain-containing protein 65 isoform X1 gives MHAKPCCPACVQSNCLHWHTRVKISRTPYSLRDESAGLCDMLSRSSHSRGGVTVAYRVGPVWLGSGTGPLSSSPGDPPFGSGTWKGCLSGGQGPEDTSSISGSWGGAGVGATTPKPCCLLVENWPLARPPGGPTATAQLQLQPSTFWEQIPHRCAFRGSVMKGPPGCGWAGTMDSRVSEPWEQDLTEAGAEQELRWLELGSEEAPGAGTEGPSAPQAWGRLLQAVWKGHVGLVTQLLRQGASVEERDRAGRTPLHLAVLRGHVPLVRLLLQRGARAVAADRVGRTPLHEAAWHGPSRVAELLLQRGASANVRCGAGLTPLHWAAALGRTLLARRLLDAPGPGPAVADAHGWMATHWAAAGGRLPVLELLAAGGGAGLDGALLVAAVAGQSAVLRLLLTHGARVDARDGTGATALGVAADLGRRQDMEVLLEHGADSSLKDRHGRSALHRAAAGGHLLAVQLLAAWGADVDARDTLGLTPLHHAARGGHMEVAGHLLARGAKVDAAGWLHVTPLHLAVERGHGSTAELLLSRGASPTQRTQWGEVAQDLGPAVCGEQEVPHGPQGCRARAGPEAAGFHGLQGVQAPLCSSEAVCQGAQENTPEVPGEEGSSGWSPSKKRVADLEPFQTPRATSAL, from the exons ATGCACGCCAAGCCCTGCTGCCCAGCATGTGTGCAATCGAACTGCTTGCACTGGCACACGCGTGTGAAGATTTCACG AACACCTTACTCCTTACGGGACGAATCTGCCGGCCTGTGCGACATGCTCTCACGAAGCTCTCATTCTAGAGGAGGAGTGACCGTGGCATACAGGGTGGGACCCGTGTGGCTGGGGAGTGGGACGGGGCCTCTCAGCTCCTCGCCTGGAGACCCACCCTTTGGATCTGGCACCTGGAAGGGCTGCCTCTCCGGAGGGCAGGGCCCTGAGGACACCTCGTCCATCTCCGgaagctggggaggggctggggtagGAGCCACCACCCCAAAGCCGTGCTGCCTCTTG GTGGAGAACTGGCCCTTAGCCCGGCCCCCGGGAGGCCCCACCGCCACCGCACAACTGCAGCTCCAGCCTTCCACCTTCTGGGAGCAGATACCCCACCGCTGTGCCTTCAGGGGGAGTGTCATGAAAGGGCCACCAGGCTGTGGCTGGGCCGGGACG ATGGACTCTAGGGTCTCTGAGCCCTGGGAGCAGGACCTGACAGAGGCAGGGGCAGAGCAGGAACTGCGGTGGTTGGAGCTGGGCTCCGAGGAGGCCCCAGGAGCTGGGACAGAGGGGCCCAGCGCCCCACAGGCCTGGGGGCGCCTGCTGCAGGCCGTGTGGAAGGGTCACGTGGGCCTGGTGACTCAGCTACTGCGGCAAGGGGCCAGTGTGGAGGAGAG GGATCGCGCGGGCAGGACCCCGCTGCATCTGGCCGTGTTGCGCGGCCACGTGCCGCTGGTGCGTCTCCTGCTGCAGCGCGGGGCCCGGGCCGTAGCTGCAGACCGCGTGGGGCGCACGCCGCTGCACGAGGCCGCCTGGCACGGGCCCTCGCGGGTGGCCGAGCTACTCCTACAGCGCGGGGCGTCAGCGAACGTGCGCTGTGGGGCCGGCCTCACGCCACTGCACTGGGCCGCCGCGCTGGGCCGCACGCTGCTGGCCAGGCGCCTGCTGGACGCACCGGGCCCGGGCCCCGCGGTGGCGGACGCACACGGCTGGATGGCGACGCACTGGGCGGCCGCGGGCGGCCGGCTGCCGGTGCTCGAGCTGCTGGCAGCAGGCGGTGGCGCGGGCCTGGACGGCGCCCTGCTCGTGGCGGCCGTGGCCGGGCAGTCGGCAGTGCTGCGCCTCCTCCTGACGCACGGGGCGCGGGTGGACGCCCGGGACGGCACGGGGGCCACGGCGCTGGGTGTCGCTGCCGACCTGGGCCGCCGGCAG GACATGGAGGTGCTGCTTGAGCACGGGGCCGACTCAAGCCTCAAGGACAGGCATGGCCGCTCTGCACTCCACAGGGCTGCTGCCGGTGGACATCTGCTCGCCGTCCAACTGCTGGCCGCCTGGGGAGCAGACGTGGACGCTCGGGACACGTTGGGCCTCACCCCCCTGCACCACGCTGCCCGGGGAGGCCACATGGAGGTCGCCGGCCACCTCCTGGCCAGGGGCGCGAAGGTCGACGCTGCTGGCTGGCTCCACGTGACCCCCCTGCATCTTGCCGTGGAACGCGGCCATGGCTCCACCGCAGAGCTTTTGCTGAGCCGGGGGGCCAGCCCCACCcagaggacacagtggggggaGGTGGCCCAGGATCTGGGGCCTGCCGTCTGTGGAGAGCAGGAGGTGCCCCATGGGCCCCAGGGCTGCAGGGCCAGAGCAGGACCAGAGGCTGCAGGCTTCCACGGCCTTCAGGGCGTGCAGGCTCCTCTCTGCTCGTCTGAGGCCGTCTGCCAGGGTGCACAGGAGAACACCCCAGAGGTTCCTGGAGAAGAAGGAAGCAGTGGCTGGAGCCCGAGCAAGAAGCGTGTGGCTGACCTGGAACCATTCCAGACTCCCAGGGCCACGTCAGCCCTGTAG
- the ANKRD65 gene encoding ankyrin repeat domain-containing protein 65 isoform X2 has protein sequence MLSRSSHSRGGVTVAYRVGPVWLGSGTGPLSSSPGDPPFGSGTWKGCLSGGQGPEDTSSISGSWGGAGVGATTPKPCCLLVENWPLARPPGGPTATAQLQLQPSTFWEQIPHRCAFRGSVMKGPPGCGWAGTMDSRVSEPWEQDLTEAGAEQELRWLELGSEEAPGAGTEGPSAPQAWGRLLQAVWKGHVGLVTQLLRQGASVEERDRAGRTPLHLAVLRGHVPLVRLLLQRGARAVAADRVGRTPLHEAAWHGPSRVAELLLQRGASANVRCGAGLTPLHWAAALGRTLLARRLLDAPGPGPAVADAHGWMATHWAAAGGRLPVLELLAAGGGAGLDGALLVAAVAGQSAVLRLLLTHGARVDARDGTGATALGVAADLGRRQDMEVLLEHGADSSLKDRHGRSALHRAAAGGHLLAVQLLAAWGADVDARDTLGLTPLHHAARGGHMEVAGHLLARGAKVDAAGWLHVTPLHLAVERGHGSTAELLLSRGASPTQRTQWGEVAQDLGPAVCGEQEVPHGPQGCRARAGPEAAGFHGLQGVQAPLCSSEAVCQGAQENTPEVPGEEGSSGWSPSKKRVADLEPFQTPRATSAL, from the exons ATGCTCTCACGAAGCTCTCATTCTAGAGGAGGAGTGACCGTGGCATACAGGGTGGGACCCGTGTGGCTGGGGAGTGGGACGGGGCCTCTCAGCTCCTCGCCTGGAGACCCACCCTTTGGATCTGGCACCTGGAAGGGCTGCCTCTCCGGAGGGCAGGGCCCTGAGGACACCTCGTCCATCTCCGgaagctggggaggggctggggtagGAGCCACCACCCCAAAGCCGTGCTGCCTCTTG GTGGAGAACTGGCCCTTAGCCCGGCCCCCGGGAGGCCCCACCGCCACCGCACAACTGCAGCTCCAGCCTTCCACCTTCTGGGAGCAGATACCCCACCGCTGTGCCTTCAGGGGGAGTGTCATGAAAGGGCCACCAGGCTGTGGCTGGGCCGGGACG ATGGACTCTAGGGTCTCTGAGCCCTGGGAGCAGGACCTGACAGAGGCAGGGGCAGAGCAGGAACTGCGGTGGTTGGAGCTGGGCTCCGAGGAGGCCCCAGGAGCTGGGACAGAGGGGCCCAGCGCCCCACAGGCCTGGGGGCGCCTGCTGCAGGCCGTGTGGAAGGGTCACGTGGGCCTGGTGACTCAGCTACTGCGGCAAGGGGCCAGTGTGGAGGAGAG GGATCGCGCGGGCAGGACCCCGCTGCATCTGGCCGTGTTGCGCGGCCACGTGCCGCTGGTGCGTCTCCTGCTGCAGCGCGGGGCCCGGGCCGTAGCTGCAGACCGCGTGGGGCGCACGCCGCTGCACGAGGCCGCCTGGCACGGGCCCTCGCGGGTGGCCGAGCTACTCCTACAGCGCGGGGCGTCAGCGAACGTGCGCTGTGGGGCCGGCCTCACGCCACTGCACTGGGCCGCCGCGCTGGGCCGCACGCTGCTGGCCAGGCGCCTGCTGGACGCACCGGGCCCGGGCCCCGCGGTGGCGGACGCACACGGCTGGATGGCGACGCACTGGGCGGCCGCGGGCGGCCGGCTGCCGGTGCTCGAGCTGCTGGCAGCAGGCGGTGGCGCGGGCCTGGACGGCGCCCTGCTCGTGGCGGCCGTGGCCGGGCAGTCGGCAGTGCTGCGCCTCCTCCTGACGCACGGGGCGCGGGTGGACGCCCGGGACGGCACGGGGGCCACGGCGCTGGGTGTCGCTGCCGACCTGGGCCGCCGGCAG GACATGGAGGTGCTGCTTGAGCACGGGGCCGACTCAAGCCTCAAGGACAGGCATGGCCGCTCTGCACTCCACAGGGCTGCTGCCGGTGGACATCTGCTCGCCGTCCAACTGCTGGCCGCCTGGGGAGCAGACGTGGACGCTCGGGACACGTTGGGCCTCACCCCCCTGCACCACGCTGCCCGGGGAGGCCACATGGAGGTCGCCGGCCACCTCCTGGCCAGGGGCGCGAAGGTCGACGCTGCTGGCTGGCTCCACGTGACCCCCCTGCATCTTGCCGTGGAACGCGGCCATGGCTCCACCGCAGAGCTTTTGCTGAGCCGGGGGGCCAGCCCCACCcagaggacacagtggggggaGGTGGCCCAGGATCTGGGGCCTGCCGTCTGTGGAGAGCAGGAGGTGCCCCATGGGCCCCAGGGCTGCAGGGCCAGAGCAGGACCAGAGGCTGCAGGCTTCCACGGCCTTCAGGGCGTGCAGGCTCCTCTCTGCTCGTCTGAGGCCGTCTGCCAGGGTGCACAGGAGAACACCCCAGAGGTTCCTGGAGAAGAAGGAAGCAGTGGCTGGAGCCCGAGCAAGAAGCGTGTGGCTGACCTGGAACCATTCCAGACTCCCAGGGCCACGTCAGCCCTGTAG
- the ANKRD65 gene encoding ankyrin repeat domain-containing protein 65 isoform X5 codes for MTATCTACSRDAVGDTPARTAAEAPCNARQALLPSMCAIELLALAHACEDFTMDSRVSEPWEQDLTEAGAEQELRWLELGSEEAPGAGTEGPSAPQAWGRLLQAVWKGHVGLVTQLLRQGASVEERDRAGRTPLHLAVLRGHVPLVRLLLQRGARAVAADRVGRTPLHEAAWHGPSRVAELLLQRGASANVRCGAGLTPLHWAAALGRTLLARRLLDAPGPGPAVADAHGWMATHWAAAGGRLPVLELLAAGGGAGLDGALLVAAVAGQSAVLRLLLTHGARVDARDGTGATALGVAADLGRRQDMEVLLEHGADSSLKDRHGRSALHRAAAGGHLLAVQLLAAWGADVDARDTLGLTPLHHAARGGHMEVAGHLLARGAKVDAAGWLHVTPLHLAVERGHGSTAELLLSRGASPTQRTQWGEVAQDLGPAVCGEQEVPHGPQGCRARAGPEAAGFHGLQGVQAPLCSSEAVCQGAQENTPEVPGEEGSSGWSPSKKRVADLEPFQTPRATSAL; via the exons ATGACAGCGACATGCACAGCTTGTTCAAGGGACGCGGTTGGAGACACGCCGGCCAGGACAGCTGCTGAGGCCCCCTGCAATGCACGCCAAGCCCTGCTGCCCAGCATGTGTGCAATCGAACTGCTTGCACTGGCACACGCGTGTGAAGATTTCACG ATGGACTCTAGGGTCTCTGAGCCCTGGGAGCAGGACCTGACAGAGGCAGGGGCAGAGCAGGAACTGCGGTGGTTGGAGCTGGGCTCCGAGGAGGCCCCAGGAGCTGGGACAGAGGGGCCCAGCGCCCCACAGGCCTGGGGGCGCCTGCTGCAGGCCGTGTGGAAGGGTCACGTGGGCCTGGTGACTCAGCTACTGCGGCAAGGGGCCAGTGTGGAGGAGAG GGATCGCGCGGGCAGGACCCCGCTGCATCTGGCCGTGTTGCGCGGCCACGTGCCGCTGGTGCGTCTCCTGCTGCAGCGCGGGGCCCGGGCCGTAGCTGCAGACCGCGTGGGGCGCACGCCGCTGCACGAGGCCGCCTGGCACGGGCCCTCGCGGGTGGCCGAGCTACTCCTACAGCGCGGGGCGTCAGCGAACGTGCGCTGTGGGGCCGGCCTCACGCCACTGCACTGGGCCGCCGCGCTGGGCCGCACGCTGCTGGCCAGGCGCCTGCTGGACGCACCGGGCCCGGGCCCCGCGGTGGCGGACGCACACGGCTGGATGGCGACGCACTGGGCGGCCGCGGGCGGCCGGCTGCCGGTGCTCGAGCTGCTGGCAGCAGGCGGTGGCGCGGGCCTGGACGGCGCCCTGCTCGTGGCGGCCGTGGCCGGGCAGTCGGCAGTGCTGCGCCTCCTCCTGACGCACGGGGCGCGGGTGGACGCCCGGGACGGCACGGGGGCCACGGCGCTGGGTGTCGCTGCCGACCTGGGCCGCCGGCAG GACATGGAGGTGCTGCTTGAGCACGGGGCCGACTCAAGCCTCAAGGACAGGCATGGCCGCTCTGCACTCCACAGGGCTGCTGCCGGTGGACATCTGCTCGCCGTCCAACTGCTGGCCGCCTGGGGAGCAGACGTGGACGCTCGGGACACGTTGGGCCTCACCCCCCTGCACCACGCTGCCCGGGGAGGCCACATGGAGGTCGCCGGCCACCTCCTGGCCAGGGGCGCGAAGGTCGACGCTGCTGGCTGGCTCCACGTGACCCCCCTGCATCTTGCCGTGGAACGCGGCCATGGCTCCACCGCAGAGCTTTTGCTGAGCCGGGGGGCCAGCCCCACCcagaggacacagtggggggaGGTGGCCCAGGATCTGGGGCCTGCCGTCTGTGGAGAGCAGGAGGTGCCCCATGGGCCCCAGGGCTGCAGGGCCAGAGCAGGACCAGAGGCTGCAGGCTTCCACGGCCTTCAGGGCGTGCAGGCTCCTCTCTGCTCGTCTGAGGCCGTCTGCCAGGGTGCACAGGAGAACACCCCAGAGGTTCCTGGAGAAGAAGGAAGCAGTGGCTGGAGCCCGAGCAAGAAGCGTGTGGCTGACCTGGAACCATTCCAGACTCCCAGGGCCACGTCAGCCCTGTAG
- the ANKRD65 gene encoding ankyrin repeat domain-containing protein 65 isoform X4 translates to MHAKPCCPACVQSNCLHWHTRVKISRTPYSLRDESAGLCDMLSRSSHSRGGVTVAYRVGPVWLGSGTGPLSSSPGDPPFGSGTWKGCLSGGQGPEDTSSISGSWGGAGVGATTPKPCCLLVENWPLARPPGGPTATAQLQLQPSTFWEQIPHRCAFRGSVMKGPPGCGWAGTMDSRVSEPWEQDLTEAGAEQELRWLELGSEEAPGAGTEGPSAPQAWGRLLQAVWKGHVGLVTQLLRQGASVEERDRAGRTPLHLAVLRGHVPLVRLLLQRGARAVAADRVGRTPLHEAAWHGPSRVAELLLQRGASANVRCGAGLTPLHWAAALGRTLLARRLLDAPGPGPAVADAHGWMATHWAAAGGRLPVLELLAAGGGAGLDGALLVAAVAGQSAVLRLLLTHGARVDARDGTGATALGVAADLGRRQGCCRWTSARRPTAGRLGSRRGRSGHVGPHPPAPRCPGRPHGGRRPPPGQGREGRRCWLAPRDPPASCRGTRPWLHRRAFAEPGGQPHPEDTVGGGGPGSGACRLWRAGGAPWAPGLQGQSRTRGCRLPRPSGRAGSSLLV, encoded by the exons ATGCACGCCAAGCCCTGCTGCCCAGCATGTGTGCAATCGAACTGCTTGCACTGGCACACGCGTGTGAAGATTTCACG AACACCTTACTCCTTACGGGACGAATCTGCCGGCCTGTGCGACATGCTCTCACGAAGCTCTCATTCTAGAGGAGGAGTGACCGTGGCATACAGGGTGGGACCCGTGTGGCTGGGGAGTGGGACGGGGCCTCTCAGCTCCTCGCCTGGAGACCCACCCTTTGGATCTGGCACCTGGAAGGGCTGCCTCTCCGGAGGGCAGGGCCCTGAGGACACCTCGTCCATCTCCGgaagctggggaggggctggggtagGAGCCACCACCCCAAAGCCGTGCTGCCTCTTG GTGGAGAACTGGCCCTTAGCCCGGCCCCCGGGAGGCCCCACCGCCACCGCACAACTGCAGCTCCAGCCTTCCACCTTCTGGGAGCAGATACCCCACCGCTGTGCCTTCAGGGGGAGTGTCATGAAAGGGCCACCAGGCTGTGGCTGGGCCGGGACG ATGGACTCTAGGGTCTCTGAGCCCTGGGAGCAGGACCTGACAGAGGCAGGGGCAGAGCAGGAACTGCGGTGGTTGGAGCTGGGCTCCGAGGAGGCCCCAGGAGCTGGGACAGAGGGGCCCAGCGCCCCACAGGCCTGGGGGCGCCTGCTGCAGGCCGTGTGGAAGGGTCACGTGGGCCTGGTGACTCAGCTACTGCGGCAAGGGGCCAGTGTGGAGGAGAG GGATCGCGCGGGCAGGACCCCGCTGCATCTGGCCGTGTTGCGCGGCCACGTGCCGCTGGTGCGTCTCCTGCTGCAGCGCGGGGCCCGGGCCGTAGCTGCAGACCGCGTGGGGCGCACGCCGCTGCACGAGGCCGCCTGGCACGGGCCCTCGCGGGTGGCCGAGCTACTCCTACAGCGCGGGGCGTCAGCGAACGTGCGCTGTGGGGCCGGCCTCACGCCACTGCACTGGGCCGCCGCGCTGGGCCGCACGCTGCTGGCCAGGCGCCTGCTGGACGCACCGGGCCCGGGCCCCGCGGTGGCGGACGCACACGGCTGGATGGCGACGCACTGGGCGGCCGCGGGCGGCCGGCTGCCGGTGCTCGAGCTGCTGGCAGCAGGCGGTGGCGCGGGCCTGGACGGCGCCCTGCTCGTGGCGGCCGTGGCCGGGCAGTCGGCAGTGCTGCGCCTCCTCCTGACGCACGGGGCGCGGGTGGACGCCCGGGACGGCACGGGGGCCACGGCGCTGGGTGTCGCTGCCGACCTGGGCCGCCGGCAG GGCTGCTGCCGGTGGACATCTGCTCGCCGTCCAACTGCTGGCCGCCTGGGGAGCAGACGTGGACGCTCGGGACACGTTGGGCCTCACCCCCCTGCACCACGCTGCCCGGGGAGGCCACATGGAGGTCGCCGGCCACCTCCTGGCCAGGGGCGCGAAGGTCGACGCTGCTGGCTGGCTCCACGTGACCCCCCTGCATCTTGCCGTGGAACGCGGCCATGGCTCCACCGCAGAGCTTTTGCTGAGCCGGGGGGCCAGCCCCACCcagaggacacagtggggggaGGTGGCCCAGGATCTGGGGCCTGCCGTCTGTGGAGAGCAGGAGGTGCCCCATGGGCCCCAGGGCTGCAGGGCCAGAGCAGGACCAGAGGCTGCAGGCTTCCACGGCCTTCAGGGCGTGCAGGCTCCTCTCTGCTCGTCTGA
- the ANKRD65 gene encoding ankyrin repeat domain-containing protein 65 isoform X3 has product MTATCTACSRDAVGDTPARTAAEAPCNARQALLPSMCAIELLALAHACEDFTVENWPLARPPGGPTATAQLQLQPSTFWEQIPHRCAFRGSVMKGPPGCGWAGTMDSRVSEPWEQDLTEAGAEQELRWLELGSEEAPGAGTEGPSAPQAWGRLLQAVWKGHVGLVTQLLRQGASVEERDRAGRTPLHLAVLRGHVPLVRLLLQRGARAVAADRVGRTPLHEAAWHGPSRVAELLLQRGASANVRCGAGLTPLHWAAALGRTLLARRLLDAPGPGPAVADAHGWMATHWAAAGGRLPVLELLAAGGGAGLDGALLVAAVAGQSAVLRLLLTHGARVDARDGTGATALGVAADLGRRQDMEVLLEHGADSSLKDRHGRSALHRAAAGGHLLAVQLLAAWGADVDARDTLGLTPLHHAARGGHMEVAGHLLARGAKVDAAGWLHVTPLHLAVERGHGSTAELLLSRGASPTQRTQWGEVAQDLGPAVCGEQEVPHGPQGCRARAGPEAAGFHGLQGVQAPLCSSEAVCQGAQENTPEVPGEEGSSGWSPSKKRVADLEPFQTPRATSAL; this is encoded by the exons ATGACAGCGACATGCACAGCTTGTTCAAGGGACGCGGTTGGAGACACGCCGGCCAGGACAGCTGCTGAGGCCCCCTGCAATGCACGCCAAGCCCTGCTGCCCAGCATGTGTGCAATCGAACTGCTTGCACTGGCACACGCGTGTGAAGATTTCACG GTGGAGAACTGGCCCTTAGCCCGGCCCCCGGGAGGCCCCACCGCCACCGCACAACTGCAGCTCCAGCCTTCCACCTTCTGGGAGCAGATACCCCACCGCTGTGCCTTCAGGGGGAGTGTCATGAAAGGGCCACCAGGCTGTGGCTGGGCCGGGACG ATGGACTCTAGGGTCTCTGAGCCCTGGGAGCAGGACCTGACAGAGGCAGGGGCAGAGCAGGAACTGCGGTGGTTGGAGCTGGGCTCCGAGGAGGCCCCAGGAGCTGGGACAGAGGGGCCCAGCGCCCCACAGGCCTGGGGGCGCCTGCTGCAGGCCGTGTGGAAGGGTCACGTGGGCCTGGTGACTCAGCTACTGCGGCAAGGGGCCAGTGTGGAGGAGAG GGATCGCGCGGGCAGGACCCCGCTGCATCTGGCCGTGTTGCGCGGCCACGTGCCGCTGGTGCGTCTCCTGCTGCAGCGCGGGGCCCGGGCCGTAGCTGCAGACCGCGTGGGGCGCACGCCGCTGCACGAGGCCGCCTGGCACGGGCCCTCGCGGGTGGCCGAGCTACTCCTACAGCGCGGGGCGTCAGCGAACGTGCGCTGTGGGGCCGGCCTCACGCCACTGCACTGGGCCGCCGCGCTGGGCCGCACGCTGCTGGCCAGGCGCCTGCTGGACGCACCGGGCCCGGGCCCCGCGGTGGCGGACGCACACGGCTGGATGGCGACGCACTGGGCGGCCGCGGGCGGCCGGCTGCCGGTGCTCGAGCTGCTGGCAGCAGGCGGTGGCGCGGGCCTGGACGGCGCCCTGCTCGTGGCGGCCGTGGCCGGGCAGTCGGCAGTGCTGCGCCTCCTCCTGACGCACGGGGCGCGGGTGGACGCCCGGGACGGCACGGGGGCCACGGCGCTGGGTGTCGCTGCCGACCTGGGCCGCCGGCAG GACATGGAGGTGCTGCTTGAGCACGGGGCCGACTCAAGCCTCAAGGACAGGCATGGCCGCTCTGCACTCCACAGGGCTGCTGCCGGTGGACATCTGCTCGCCGTCCAACTGCTGGCCGCCTGGGGAGCAGACGTGGACGCTCGGGACACGTTGGGCCTCACCCCCCTGCACCACGCTGCCCGGGGAGGCCACATGGAGGTCGCCGGCCACCTCCTGGCCAGGGGCGCGAAGGTCGACGCTGCTGGCTGGCTCCACGTGACCCCCCTGCATCTTGCCGTGGAACGCGGCCATGGCTCCACCGCAGAGCTTTTGCTGAGCCGGGGGGCCAGCCCCACCcagaggacacagtggggggaGGTGGCCCAGGATCTGGGGCCTGCCGTCTGTGGAGAGCAGGAGGTGCCCCATGGGCCCCAGGGCTGCAGGGCCAGAGCAGGACCAGAGGCTGCAGGCTTCCACGGCCTTCAGGGCGTGCAGGCTCCTCTCTGCTCGTCTGAGGCCGTCTGCCAGGGTGCACAGGAGAACACCCCAGAGGTTCCTGGAGAAGAAGGAAGCAGTGGCTGGAGCCCGAGCAAGAAGCGTGTGGCTGACCTGGAACCATTCCAGACTCCCAGGGCCACGTCAGCCCTGTAG
- the MRPL20 gene encoding large ribosomal subunit protein bL20m, translated as MVFLTAQLWLRNRITDRYWRVQEVLKHARHFRGRKNRCYRLAVRAVTRAFVQCTRARRLKKRNLRTLWISRVTAASQEHGLKYPAFILNLIKCQVELNRKVLADLAIYEPKTFKSLAALAKRRRQEGFAAALGDGKEPEGIFSRVAQHL; from the exons ATGGTCTTCCTCACGGCGCAGCTCTGGCTGCGGAATCGCATCACTGACCGCTACTGGCGGGTCCAGGAGGTGCTGAAGCACGCGCGG CACTTCCGGGGGAGGAAGAATCGGTGCTACCGGCTGGCCGTCAGGGCTGTGACGCGAGCGTTCGTGCAGTGCACCCGAGCCCGCAGGCTGAAGAAGAGGAACCTGCGGACG CTCTGGATCAGTCGAGTTACAGCTGCTTCCCAGGAACACGGCCTGAAGTACCCAGCATTCATCCTCAACTTGATTAAG TGCCAGGTGGAGCTCAACAGGAAAGTACTTGCAGATCTAGCCATCTACGAACCAAAGACTTTTAAATCTTTGGCTGCTTTGGCCAAAAGGAGGCGACAGGAAGGATTTGCTGCTGCCTTGGGGGATGGGAAGGAGCCCGAAGGCATTTTTTCCAGGGTGGCACAGCACCTCTGA